CATGGCAAGCACCGGGATGGTGACCAGGTCGCCAAGGGTCGTCACGGCCGGGGCGGCGATCATGTCCAGGTCGACGCCCCGCCGGTAGGAGAGAACCGAGATCAGGACGGTGAACCCCATCAGGACCAGCCCTGACAGGATTCCTGCCACCAGGGAGATGAGCACCAGGTCGCCGGCACCGATCACCGGGAGGCCTGTTATTGCGCTCAGGAGCGGGGCGATGACCCCAAGGGCCGCTGCGGTGGCGATTGTGAGGAGTAAGGAGGCATGGAGGTTCCCGGCCAGCACCCCATCCTGTTCGAAGGTGCCGGAAAATTCGCCGAGGTGCATGGACGAGGAGAGCCTGGACGCAAGCACGCCGGAGATGCTCCCGCGCATGTTGATCGTCGGCGGGACGAGCACCATCAGCCCGGGGATGAGGGTGAGAAGGTCACTGATAGAGGAGAGATACGAGCCTGCAACGACGGCGACGCCCGTGCTGATGAGGAGTGCAACAAGCCCGGTCAGAAAGAGGCGCCTCTCGCGCCCCTGTACACCCGCCTGACTCATCGTCACACTCCCCTGTCATGCTCACTTCACTCCCTGAAGGGGATCTCGACCATCGTCAGGTCGGACGGTGCGAGTACCTCTCCCTCAAATCTCTGCCCTGCATCCTGTATATGGTTTGCCGTGGACGTATAGCGCGAGCTGATATGGACGAGGGCGAGCGTCTGTGCTCTGAGCGCCGCCGCCGCCTCTCCTGCCTCGCCGGCGGTGGAGTGGAAGACTTCGCCGGCACGGTCCAGCTCGGTGTCGTCGAAGGTGGCGTCGTGGATGAGGAGATCGGCGTCTTCGAGCCCTGATATCGGGCCGTGATGAAGCGGCCTGGTGTCGCCTGAGTAGATGACCATCCGGCCGCGCCGCGGCGGGCCGAGGATCTCGTCGGGCGTGACGGTGACATCCTCTCCGTCCCGCACAACCGTGACCGCCTCGCCCCGCTGGAGGCGGCCGAAGAGCGGGCCTGGCTGAACACCGAGGGAGATCGCCTTTTCCCGGTCGAAACGCCCCGGACGGCTGTCCTCTCTGAGGACGTAGCCGATGCTTGTCATGCCGTGGCAGGTGGCGAACGCCTCTACCCCATAGCCGTCGAAACGGACGATCGATCCCGGCGCCAGCGTGACCGGCTGGAGGTCGAAGCTGAGTCGGGTTCTGCCGATCTTGAGTGTGTAATCCACAAAATCATGGACCCCTTCGGGCCCGTAGACGGGAAGGGGTTCGGTCCGGCCGTTGAAGGCGAGGGTCTGGACAAGACCGGGGACGCCGAGGAAATGGTCGGCGTGCCAGTGGGTGATGAAGATGGCGTCGACGAGAAACCCGGTCCTCGCCCGCATCATCTGCTGCTGGGCCCCTTCGCCGCAGTCGAAGAGCAGGGTGTCGGAGCCCCGCCTGATCATGACGCAGGAGGGGTTTCGGTTCGGCGTGGGCAGGGCCCCGGCCGTTCCGAGGAAGTACACCTGCAATGTCTCTCCGGCTATACAAACCACCTCTTAAAGACATCGAGGCTCTTTTTTGCCTCTTCGATGCTCCGTCCCTCGATCACCGCCACCTCGCCCTGATATCCCGCCGCAATGGCATGGCCGACTTTTTTCCAGTTGATGGTGCCGTCGCCGAGGGCGAGGTGTTCGTCAGAGCTGCCATGGTTGTCGTGGATATGGAGGTGGCTGGCGTTTTTGATCTGGGCGAGGAAACTGTCGACTTTCCTCACGGTGTTTGCATGGCCGATATCGAAGGTGATTCCGATCCCCTCGATCCCCTCGGTGATCCCGAGGAGTTCAAAGGGGTCGTGGCAGAGGAATTCCGGAATGTTGATCATGTTCTCCAGGCAGGCTACAACGCCGTGATCGCTTGCGCACCGCCCGATCACCCGCAGCGCCTCCTTCTGCTGCTCCCATACCTTTTCGGGCAGGAGTTTTCCGGCCGGGGAGAGGTAGCCCGGATGCATGGTGACCCGATCGGTGAGGTCGGCGGCGTGCTCGATGCAGGAGCAGATCTGCCTGACCGATTCCCGCCAGATGGGGTCGTTGATGGAGGCGGGGTTGAGATCGGCATACGGGGCGTGCACGGTCACGGCAAGGCCCGTGCTCTCGATCACGTCACTGATTACCTGTTTGTTCGCCGGTTTTTCCAGGCGGTACTTGCCGTCCGCCGAGATCTCCCAGCCGGGAAACCCTGCCTCTTCTATTCCAAACACCCATTCGGGCGATTCCCATACCTTTGACGATGAGGAAAAATACGGTTTGACGCTCATTCGCACCCTCCGACGGCGTCGAGGAGACGGGCGACCCGTCTGCCGTACTCCTCTACGGTGGCTTCATTCTCGATATATATGTCTGCCGTGGCAAGGGCGTCGCCAAGCCCCCACCCGAGTTCGCGCTCGTCCCTCCGTCTCAGGTCCTCGGCCGAGTGCGGATCGTCCGAGCGGCCGCGGCTGCCGAGGCGGCGGAGCCGTGTTTCGAAGGAGGCCCTGACCCCGACAAGCAGAAATGCGGGAAAACGCTCCCTGAAGATCGCCACCTCGGCCCCGCCCCTGATCCCGTCGATGAGGGCGACTGGTGCGCCGGTCTCCTCCACCGCCGGGACCGTGAGGTGAGCGACGGCGTCCATGCCGTAGGTCGCCCTCAGTTCGGCTGAAACTCTGCCCATATTCTCGTCGGTCAGCGGGAGGCCGGCACCGGCAACGGCACGCCTGATCATGTCTCCCATCACCACGACCGGGATGCCCCGGTCCGCTGCTATCCGTGAAAACTCGCCTTTCCCGCTTGCCGGCATGCCGACAACACCGATGACTTTCATATGCGCCGCTCCTGCTCAATCCTGCTCATATCGATGCTCCCCCCGCGCACAATGCGCCGCCCCTCATAGACCACCTCGCCGTTCTCGCGGGTGCGGATCTTCACCGTCCGTCCGATCCGGTCGGCGATCTCTGAGAACTCCCCGAACGTGAGGGGAGAGACGCCCCTGACGATCCCCTGCTGGAGGACCAGATCGACACCTTCTGTCTCTTTTGAGATATAGGGGATATCATCCTCACACCCCCGGAATACGGTCACGACAACCTCGAACTCCGGGAGAACGCCGGTCTTATGCGCCTCGATGCAGAGCGCAAGCGACTCTTTCACCCGGTCTGCATAGTCCACCTTGAAAAGGTTGCGGTAATGGCTCCACCGGGTCTTGATGTCGAGGGAGATCTTGTCGGCGAGGCGCTCTGCCAGAAGGGCGCGGATGGTCCCGGGAAAAACGCCGTTCGTCTGGAGCCCGACGCCAAGCCCCATCTCTTGTACGCCGCGTGCAAGGGCGACGAGGGCCTCTTTCTGCATCGTCGCCTCTCCGCCTGAAAAAACCGCCCCGGTGGTGAGGAGGGTGGTGTCCCTGATCATGGCGAGAATTTCTTCTATATCGCGCTCGTCCCGGCCCTCCTGCAGGGCGACGTTCTGGCAGTAATGGCACCTGACCGGGCAGCCGCGCAGAAAAATCGTGCAGACTGCCCTGCCTCGCCAGTCCACGGTGCTGAGTGGTATAAATCCTCCGAAATTCGCCTTCAAAAACCCACCGTCGTTATATCTTGGGTGAGGAGTTTTATAGAATCTATCTTGCAGGAACATGTGAGCGGGGGGTAGGTGATGATTTTGCCCTGACGTGGGTGAACGGATGGTTGCAGGTCATGCCGTGCCGGGGGGCCGGCCGCCCCGCGAAACTGCGATTGGAGAAGGGATGGGTGCAGCCCATCTGGTATCGTACCTCTACGTTCCCCGATCCAATCCTCACGCGGGGGTCAGGCGGGCAGCATGAGGAAAGGCTGCTGGAGACCGGCAGGTGCCGGGGAGGCTAACAATGTGAATGGGCGAATAAACCCGGCAAAAACGGCCTGAGCCATCTGATAAATCCCTCTTGCACAAACGTAAACAAATTTACTTGTGGGGCGATCAAGCACATTTGTGCCGAAAAATGGAAATACAAGCCTTTATCTGGTTATTTTCCCTACGAGATAGGTATGAGTCTCTTAGAGGATGCCAGGCGTGGCGTCATCACCGAAGAAATGAAGATCGTGGCGGCACAGGAAGGGGTCACCGAGGAGTTTGTCAGGCGCGGCGTTGCCGAGGGCCATATCACCATCCCGGTCTCGCCGTATCGCAAGGTCAAGATCTGCGGGATTGGCGAAGGCCTGCGTACCAAGGTGAACGCCTCCATCGGCACCTCGACCGATATCGTGGACGTGGACCAGGAGATTGAGAAGGTGCGGATGGCCGAGAAGGCCGGCGCCGACACCCTGATGGAGCTCTCGACCGGCGGCGACTTCCTCGAGATCAGGCGCCGCGTCATCGAGAACACCTCGCTCTCGGTCGGTTCGGTGCCCCTGTACCAGGCCTTCATCGAGGCGGCCAGGAACAAGGGCGGCGTTGTCTTCATGAACCCCGACGACCTCTTCAGGATCACCGCGGAGCAGGCGAAGCTCGGCACGAACTTCATGGCCATTCACACTGGCATCAACCTGGAGACGATGAAGCGGCTGAGGAACCAGGGTCGGCACGGCGGCCTCGTCTCCCGCGGCGGCGCATTCATGACGGCGTGGATGCTGCACAACGAGCAGGAGAACCCGCTCTATGCTGAGTTCGACTACCTGCTCGAGATCCTCAAGGAGCATGAGGTCACCCTCTCGTTCGGGAACGGCATGCGCTCAGGCGCCGTCCATGACGCCACCGACCGGGCGCAGCTCCAGGAACTGATCATCAACGCCGAACTCGCCGATAAGGCGAACGACTATGGCGTCCAGACGATCATCGAAGGACCCGGCCACATCCCGCTCGACGAGATCGAGGCGAACGTCATCGTCCAGAAGCGGGTCACCAACAGGAAGCCCTTCTATATGCTCGGCCCCCTGGTCACCGACATCGCGCCGGGCTACGACGACCGCGTCGCC
Above is a window of Methanofollis tationis DNA encoding:
- a CDS encoding magnesium transporter → MSQAGVQGRERRLFLTGLVALLISTGVAVVAGSYLSSISDLLTLIPGLMVLVPPTINMRGSISGVLASRLSSSMHLGEFSGTFEQDGVLAGNLHASLLLTIATAAALGVIAPLLSAITGLPVIGAGDLVLISLVAGILSGLVLMGFTVLISVLSYRRGVDLDMIAAPAVTTLGDLVTIPVLAMTAVAVLAIPSSI
- the rnz gene encoding ribonuclease Z, which translates into the protein MAGETLQVYFLGTAGALPTPNRNPSCVMIRRGSDTLLFDCGEGAQQQMMRARTGFLVDAIFITHWHADHFLGVPGLVQTLAFNGRTEPLPVYGPEGVHDFVDYTLKIGRTRLSFDLQPVTLAPGSIVRFDGYGVEAFATCHGMTSIGYVLREDSRPGRFDREKAISLGVQPGPLFGRLQRGEAVTVVRDGEDVTVTPDEILGPPRRGRMVIYSGDTRPLHHGPISGLEDADLLIHDATFDDTELDRAGEVFHSTAGEAGEAAAALRAQTLALVHISSRYTSTANHIQDAGQRFEGEVLAPSDLTMVEIPFRE
- a CDS encoding sugar phosphate isomerase/epimerase family protein — encoded protein: MSVKPYFSSSSKVWESPEWVFGIEEAGFPGWEISADGKYRLEKPANKQVISDVIESTGLAVTVHAPYADLNPASINDPIWRESVRQICSCIEHAADLTDRVTMHPGYLSPAGKLLPEKVWEQQKEALRVIGRCASDHGVVACLENMINIPEFLCHDPFELLGITEGIEGIGITFDIGHANTVRKVDSFLAQIKNASHLHIHDNHGSSDEHLALGDGTINWKKVGHAIAAGYQGEVAVIEGRSIEEAKKSLDVFKRWFV
- a CDS encoding AAA family ATPase, whose amino-acid sequence is MKVIGVVGMPASGKGEFSRIAADRGIPVVVMGDMIRRAVAGAGLPLTDENMGRVSAELRATYGMDAVAHLTVPAVEETGAPVALIDGIRGGAEVAIFRERFPAFLLVGVRASFETRLRRLGSRGRSDDPHSAEDLRRRDERELGWGLGDALATADIYIENEATVEEYGRRVARLLDAVGGCE
- a CDS encoding anaerobic ribonucleoside-triphosphate reductase activating protein yields the protein MFLQDRFYKTPHPRYNDGGFLKANFGGFIPLSTVDWRGRAVCTIFLRGCPVRCHYCQNVALQEGRDERDIEEILAMIRDTTLLTTGAVFSGGEATMQKEALVALARGVQEMGLGVGLQTNGVFPGTIRALLAERLADKISLDIKTRWSHYRNLFKVDYADRVKESLALCIEAHKTGVLPEFEVVVTVFRGCEDDIPYISKETEGVDLVLQQGIVRGVSPLTFGEFSEIADRIGRTVKIRTRENGEVVYEGRRIVRGGSIDMSRIEQERRI
- the thiC gene encoding phosphomethylpyrimidine synthase ThiC; the protein is MSLLEDARRGVITEEMKIVAAQEGVTEEFVRRGVAEGHITIPVSPYRKVKICGIGEGLRTKVNASIGTSTDIVDVDQEIEKVRMAEKAGADTLMELSTGGDFLEIRRRVIENTSLSVGSVPLYQAFIEAARNKGGVVFMNPDDLFRITAEQAKLGTNFMAIHTGINLETMKRLRNQGRHGGLVSRGGAFMTAWMLHNEQENPLYAEFDYLLEILKEHEVTLSFGNGMRSGAVHDATDRAQLQELIINAELADKANDYGVQTIIEGPGHIPLDEIEANVIVQKRVTNRKPFYMLGPLVTDIAPGYDDRVAAIGASLSSAYGADFICYVTPAEHLALPTPEEVYEGVMSSRIAAHVGDMIKLKKRDADLEMGHARRDLDWGRQFAVAMNPERAKAIRDERMPADTDGCTMCGDYCALKIVNKNFHF